The following DNA comes from Cucumis sativus cultivar 9930 chromosome 7, Cucumber_9930_V3, whole genome shotgun sequence.
GTAtgctttctttatttctgATGCAGTTGCATTCTTGTTCACTCCAAGGGTATCGTAATAATTGTTAGCAGACATGTGTGCTGGttcaaaaaatacaaaaacgatacaaacttaaaattattcaTGACACCTGTGtagagtaaaataataataataataataatatctgCATACACAACTCAGAACTTGATCATGAACACCCCTCTGCTATAGATGCAACGGAGAAAATCAATTGAAGGGAATAGGatagaaagtaaataaatatatcctGAATGGTGCACAGTCTCATACCAGTTCCATGAATGAATTTTGCTTCTCCATAGTTGGCACCAAGAACTCCTAACCGAAACcagttctttttattaactGCACCAAAAAACAGAGATAAAATAAACACAACCGACGAAGATTTAATTCCAATTCCATAGAGAACGTACACATACACCTATCTtactaacaaatattcaactAAAACCCACATATTGCAATATCTTTCACCATTAACACGAGGCAACAGGAACGAATAAAGATCAGAAATTATCAATGggtaaaagaaagaacaaatacAGACCATTCTTCGAAGCGCAATTTCCAAAACAAGCAAATTTATTACAAACCCCAGAATGGAATTGCCTACAACTCCCTCGAAAAACAGCATCGGTTACCTACAAAGAACCAATCCCcaaataaaaaacagaaatttATTACAACAAGGGCATGGGTACAAGAGGAAATAACATAAAATCGACATACAGAGGTGGATGATTCGCGAGGGAGATGGGGTGTGAAAGAACGACGAGCCAGCAAACGAATGAGCTTGAGGCCATCGGAGCGAACCATTTGGGGCTAAGAAACACAGAAACTCAGTGAAGTGAAATGGGGAGTTGGAAGATGGGGGAATTGATGAAATGATAAACCCTGTAAAAACCCTAATTgggtgaagaaaaaaaagcggAAGGTTCTAGCAGGTGAGGAtggaaaggaagaggaaaatcgattttttttttttttttttttcccctttcttttctttaccttagaaaatataaaagctTCAATGGTAGAGAGGAATCCCCCATGTTCCTCGGAAGCACTTTTAAAAGACACGTtaccattctttttcttttttttctttttttaactattttaggtttttctatttcttactattaattattttaaatgataaatttggttgtatatttatacaaatatcATTGTTctatttcaaaacatttttttatatatttaaagaaaacatatttcacatttatatattattttattattttgaatagcAAGTTCACGGCCTTGGATTCACTACTTATGTGTATAACAATCCTTACATTCCTAGATCCCATTTGATCAAGTTTATTTGGTCTCCGGCTAAGACCATGGTTTTAAAGTCTTTCCTAGTTGGTCACTTTATTATTGAATGACATTGATTGAATATGGATCTGCTTTAACTAATTCTCACGAATGAGGTACTTCATCTTACAGTTGGATTACTTAGCGAAAATTTGTTGACAAATGGTGCTTGAATgcaacattttgattttaaggGTACTATTACGTCAAAAGTGGTTATCGATTGCATGTGGaacaacaatattttgttGGATCCTATGATATTTTGCAAACGAGGATTTGCCTTGTAGAACGACGAATGATTGTTTCAAACAACCATAAACAATTATTCATGTCCTCTTTTGGTGTTGTAGATTGCAAAACGTTTGCTATCTTTTGCTTCTTGTAGAGTAACCTTCCACGTCGGATTTGGCACTTAGTGTATTGGTTGTTGAGACCTTTAGAATGATCATAATGATTTTTGTTAATGTGGGACTGTGGCTGAAGCGAGGGTAAATGCAAATGATTGTTTAGTTATTTGGAGGAATATACGTTGTTGGATGAGGGGGTCCTAAAGTTGACGTTTCTAATGTGTGATAGTTGTGTGGGATTCCACCTCGCTCTTTGTTGGATTTATGTTAATGTTTCATACTTGTCTTATAAGAGTCACTGAAATTGGTACGATGGTCATTGACGACCATGGTGTTGTTATGATGAGCTTGtataatttcatttccatCCCTTTGTACCACTAATTGTCAAATCGATGGcaattaaatattgatagtCGTGTTCTCATATTACCTCTTTGATGTTTCCTTAACTAGTGAGAGCAAGATTTCTATCGCATAAGTTGGTGTTTTGGTATATGATACCATTGACGTTTATATTCCTTGTAGCCCACATAACATTAGTGATCTTTGAATGTAATTGttgtttatacatatatatatctatatataatttagatcTACGTTCAatactaaattatatttttttttccaattgaaaattaagtatgatgatattatcaaatatattttctctccttttaaCAAATGTAAATTTATCTATCCATTCataaaaaactttgaaaatagaaaaaatacgTACAAggatatttatttctttatcaacgtgaaaatgataaaattgccCACAATCATCCATAAAAATCAttgaaagatttaaaatttaatgatatttttcaaacatcGAGCCCAAGGAGAAATTTTCCTATAAAATTCTATACATCATTGAATTGATtactaaacataaaaatgatgaactattaaaataaaataaagtgcaACATCCCATTAAAATAGATAGCATCGAAATGTTAACCAATATGAGTATAGCTATAGTCAAATCCCACACGtaaactatttttacaatattctAAATTCACTATCATATTTagaatagttttcaaaataatgtcTTCCTATCTAGtcaaatatcataataaattCGAAGACCTGAATCTGTAATGAAATTTTGGAACCCGAAAACAGAAATTATGAGCCATGGAATCtctatttaaaatcaaaatttgggGCTAGGCAATTACTACAAGTCATACCAAGTTCAGATgaacataaaaacaaagtgataacttttgtaaaaaagaaacgataataagaagaagaaaaaaaacaaatcccTTATCTAAAAGACAAGCTCATGAGGTTTCATTCCAGCCTTAAGAGAAAATCTTGCTCCCAAGTATGCCTTCAACTCCGGAACCGCCTCAATAGACTTTATCAATGGTGTATCCACAGCTTTCTGGTCATCCTTCTTCTCAGCTGGGAGAGCACTTTTCTCCTATAGTAATAAGTTGAAGTCCAAAAATTAGAACAGCAAAAAGATAAACAACTAAAACAATGAAAGACAGAGTTGTAAATCCAGTTCTTCCTACCTCTTTCTCTGCCTCGAAAAATTCCCCTtcaccctttttcttcttcttctgggCTTCCTTGGAAAAGTACTTGTCGTCAAACTTTTCGGAGTTCACTCCAGAGATGTCAACTTTGGTGGAGGTTGCAATCACGTACGATTGATTCACCCGTCTCAGAGGAACACCATTAATCTTAAAAGGCCCTATAGTCATAAATACTTAACCTTTAGTATAAAAAGATTCAACTTTGCAATAAATAGTTGAGGAACAGCATTCATGTATTTCTGATTGCAAGTGGGCAATGGAATAAATTGTTCAGCCGATGCATACTACATATCTGACGTATTAaggagtgattttgaaatagttagTCACATTTGTGGTGTTCAAAATCACTCAATTCAATGTTCAATAGTACACTTGTAGACACATTTTATCAtactattaaaattgattatgaATTATTACAATCATAATTTTAGTGATACTGAAAATGAAAGTAGTGATTTTAACTAAGCATGCAACAAAGTGAGGAAAAGTTTAGCAATTCTAATATACAGCAAACCGAACTAGACCACACtgaaactttcaaaatgcAAACATTTTAATAGAAGAACTGATTCGAGTTGGTAGGAAAACCAGGTACAAATACATACGAGTGAAAAGAGACAAACGAGACCCAACAGATAACAGCAAATTATAACATAACCTGGATCAAAACCAgataaatacaatataacaGCAAGAAACATCCACCATTATTTCACAAGGAACCAACTCACCAGTAACCAGAAGCAACCCAGATGGCAGCTGTTTCAAAAACACAACTCTCTTCCCCTTGAACCTCCCAGCAAGAATAATCAACACAGTACCAGGAGTAATGCTAGCTCTAAAATCCGAAAAAAGgtttgagttaaaaaaaacgtCGCAGAAGCAgattcaacaaattttgaaaataatataaacctCAAcgcacaaaaaaaaaaaaaaaaaaacgaaaacgGAGCAATCATACCTAAGCTTCGTGAGCTTGGCCTTGCGCTTGTTAACAAGGGGCTTCTTCACATCATCGGCAGGGTAAAACTTTGGCGGTTTCTCGGCTGGGGCAGCAGCTTTCGGCTGTGCGTCGTGACGAGGGAACACGCCGCCATTTTTAGCCTTGATGGCCCAAAGACCACGCTTGTGATACATCTTAGACCTCGAGTACTTGCCGACTCCTCGGATGAGATCCGGGTTTCTGGTAACTCGCGGGGTTTTGGGCGCCATTGACGTTGCTCTGGTGCTGCTGTACACTTCTTCTTCGCAACGAGAGAAAGAGGAGGGTTGCCAGAAACCCTAATTCACAAAGaatgttatttatatattagaattttttttggaataaaatGAAGCCTAACTCAAAGGTCCGATAGTTTGGGCTTTGGGTCCGACCCAACTAAAACCATTATATagtatttgtatatttattacattcttttaattattagtcaTTATAACAAGTTAttactaattataaaataaaatatatataaaattaacgtacaaattttttttttcttaattctaaTATGTCggtttatttagaaaattaaaattgagaaatcacaaataaaataaactaaaattagggGTAAAAACTTTTAGAATTGCTTATTGAAATGTTGagtttcaataaataaaattatgaaatgtttatatatgaataatttttc
Coding sequences within:
- the LOC101222777 gene encoding 60S ribosomal protein L6-1; its protein translation is MAPKTPRVTRNPDLIRGVGKYSRSKMYHKRGLWAIKAKNGGVFPRHDAQPKAAAPAEKPPKFYPADDVKKPLVNKRKAKLTKLRASITPGTVLIILAGRFKGKRVVFLKQLPSGLLLVTGPFKINGVPLRRVNQSYVIATSTKVDISGVNSEKFDDKYFSKEAQKKKKKGEGEFFEAEKEEKSALPAEKKDDQKAVDTPLIKSIEAVPELKAYLGARFSLKAGMKPHELVF